The Paenibacillus yonginensis genome segment AACCGCATTCGATCAGGTACTGCTTGAATTTCGGGATGCCGTCTTTCTGGCGGTATTCCTCAACTTCTTCTTTAGTTCGGTAAGCAAGATCGTTATCGGAAGTCGAATGTGGAGAGAGCCGGTACATCATCGCTTCAATCAAAGTAGGTCCCTCGCCGCGCAGCGCACGTTCTCTCGCTTCCTTCACCACCCGGTAAACCTCAAGCGCGTCATTGCCGTCTACCCGCAGGCCCGGAAAGCCGTAGCCGAGCGCACGGTCGCTTACTTTGCCGGCCAGCTGCTTGTGAATCGGCACCGAAATCGCATATTGGTTGTTCTCACACATGATGATGACAGGAAGCTTATGCACACCAGCAAAATTGCAGCCTTCGTGGAAGTCCCCCTGGTTGCTGGAGCCTTCACCGAAGGTCACAAACGACACGAGCTTTTTCTTTTGCATTTTGGCGGCCAGCGCTACGCCGACGGCGTGCGGAACCTGTGTGGTCACCGGACTTGAGCCTGTGACGATACGCAGCTTCTTGGAACCGAAATGGCCCGGCATCTGCCGTCCGCCGCTGTTTGGGTCCTCGGCTTTCGCAAAAGCGCATAACATCAGCTCCTTAAGCGTCATGCCGACTGACAAAACAAAACCGTAATCCCGGTAATAAGGCAGGAAATAATCCTGTTCCCGGTCCAGGGCAAACGCCGAAGCGACCTGCGCCACTTCCTGTCCGATCCCGGAGACGTGGAAGTTGATTTTCCCCGCCCGCTGCAGCAGCAAAATCCGTTCGTCGTATTTGCGTGCGAGCAGCATATATTTGTACATTTCCACGGCTTTCTGATCGGAAAGCCCAAGCTGCTCATGTTTAGGTTTTTGCTCCAAAGCTGATTTAGCATTCATTAGGGAGTTGCCTCCATTTCTTATTGGCATTAAAGCCTGAGGACCTCTTCAAAGAAGCCGCACAGTCCGCCAAAGATTTCCCATTTCAAGATTAGTATCCAAGTTCTAAAACCTGGTACTAAGACTTGGGGTAACTCTATTATAATCGCTTTTTCCGCAAAAAGAAAATATTACTTCTCTTCCCTTTACATTCCCGTTATTACATCCCGAGAGAAAGCCCGTCCACCGCAAGAGCAGCTTCGCCCAAAATCTCCGCAAGCGTAGGATGTGCATGCACCGTATGCCCGATTTCCCACGGCGTGGCGTCCAGAACCTGGGCAAGTGCAGCTTCGCTGATCAAATCCGTCACATGCGGGCCAATCATATGGACACCAAGAAGATCTCCGGTTTCAGCATCAGCAATCATTTTAACAAAACCATCTTTCTCTCCATAGACCAGCGCTTTGCCGATAGCCGAGAAAGGAAATTTGCCAACCTTCACTTTAAAGCCTTTGTCTTTAGCATTTTGCTCTGTCATGCCGACAGAAGCTGCCTCTGGCCGGGTATATACGCAGCGAGGCGTGTGCAGAGCATTAGATTTGACGCGGGAAGGCTCTCCAGCCAGGTGTTCAGCTGCAGTGACGCCTTCATGGCTGGCCGCATGAGCCAGCTGAAGTCCGCCGATGCAGTCGCCAATCGCATAAATATGGGGTTCGGTTGTCTGCATTTGCTCATTAACCCGAATAAAGCCGTCTTTAACCGCTATATCGGTATTTTCCAGACCAATGCCTTCTACGTTTGCCTGGCGGCCAATGGACAACAGCAGCTTTTCGGCGGCAAGCTCCATTTCTTTCCCACCCATGTCCGCCTGGATGGTGACAGCTCCATTATCTTTCTGCAGGGTATCCGGCTTGATTTTGGCTCCGGTCAGCACCTTAATGCCCCGGCGTTCAAACAGACGCTTCAGCTCTTTGGCTACGTCCTGATCTTCATTCGGCAGCAGCTGCGGCGCTGCTTCAACGACGGTAACCTGGACTCCAAAGTCATGCAGCATCGACGCCCACTCTACGCCAATTACACCGCCGCCGACGATAAGAATGGAGGCCGGCAGCGCCGACATCTCCAGCGCTTCGTCGCTGCTCAGCACATATTGGCCGTCGGGCTCCATTCCCGGAAGAATCCGCGGACGGGACCCTGTGGCGATAATCAGGTTAGTTGGCACGATTGTCTCCATCTCTCCGTCCGCCAGCTCGACAGCGAGCGCTCCACTCTTTGGAGAAAAGATGGACGGACCGATAATACGGCCGCGGCCTTGAATAACCTTGATCTTATGTTTCTTCATCAGGTATTGTACCCCTTTGTACAGCTGCTCCACGACTGCCGCTTTACGGGCCTGCACCTTGGGAAATGCCAAAGCAACGCCCTGCGTCTCAATGCCGTAGCTTTCGCTGTCCTTCATCTGGGCGAACAGCTCTGCGCTCCGCAGCAAGCTTTTGCTTGGGATACAGCCTTTATGCAGACAGGTCCCGCCCAGCTTGTCCTGCTCCACCACAACCACTTCTTTCCCTAACTGCGCAGCACGGATCGCTGCTATGTATCCTCCCGTTCCTCCTCCTAGAACGGCTACGTCACAAGTAATGGACATGTTGGTCTCCTCCAATGGATTAAGTTTAGTGTTTTGAACAAGTCTCCTATTCGTAAAGCGCATCCCGAAGTTTAGTCGACATCTTAGGGCCTTTAGCCCGCTGGGCCAGCAACGCTTTCCGCAGTCTTTTGTTCTCGGCCGTAAGAGCTTGTACATCCGAATGCAGCTGTATGATCAGCTCTCGGGCGGCTTCATCCCATTCGGGATGGCCAGCCAGCAGCTTGTCTACAGAAGAATCAAGTTCTTCCTGCTTAAAAGGTTGAGATTGAATATTTGATCCGTTCATGCCTGTCATTTCTGCACCTTCTCTGCCTTCTTTAGGATAGGCTCCAGGCTTTTCCTGAAGTATTAACCTCGTTATTTTACCATAACCCTGCCTGACAATCTCGTTTTCGCAGAACAAGGAACGCTCCCGACTGAATCCTAGAGTTGAATTTGCCAGTCAATACGGTTAATTATATAATCCGTTATGGGATTACAAATATCATTTCCCCTGAATCATAAGCAACACAAGTTAGGGGCTAGGTGCTGGGAGTCGTTTAGTATGAAATATGATATGATTTTGCGTTTTGTGGCGGCTGTTGTGTTCTTTACGTTTGTACCTTTTGTTCAGGCTTATCCTTGGGCAACGGCTTTGTTTGTCGCAGCGGGAATTTATTGTGCGGTTACGGGATTCTCAAAAATCATTAAACCCGGTGGACGAAAATAACCCGTTAATTCAAAGGGAAGGCTTGGAGATCTGTCCTACACAAAAATACGCAAAAACGCCTTGCTCCAGCTTCAAATGGGACAAGGCGTTTTCTTATGGGGCGGCTTCATCAGTTGCCCTGTTCCTTGGCAGGGGTGACAGAATCACGCTCTACGAAATATTTGTTAGTCATATAATGAGCCGGACCTTTCGGCGTATCAACCAATCCTTTTTTCATATCCAAAAAGACGATTTCATTACATTCATTACAATACCATTTAGTTCGCTTCAGCGGCGAGTGGGTCACATAAGAGGCTCCGCATTTGCAATCTACTTTTATTAATAGTTCACTTTTCTTGTACGCGCTGGAAAGCTGCTGCTGGTTCAAGTTGGAGTGCTGCCCTTGAGAAACCGGCATAATCGTTTCCTGATAGCTGGAATACTTGTTATGTACCTTGAAATCGGCAACCAGCTCCGGATTCAAGCCAAAAAATTCCTGTCCGATTTCGGTTACAAATTTAACGCCGTTCTTGTAACATTCCATCCAAATCTTGATTTGATCAGGCGACAAAGGAACGGTTCCTTTGATACCGCTGTTCAAGGTGTAAGTCATGATGTAAAGCGTATCATTTTGTTTGTTCAATTGTTGCTAGCCTCCTTTAATCATCAGATACTGTACTATACTTTCAGAAAGAAATCAAAACTCCCCTTCCTGAGTCCTAAAAGCGACAAGGCGCTCTGTATAAGGCAGGCTTTTTAACATTATTATGAATTATTTTAGACAAATATACAAACCTCCTTCTTACATTCCTATGACATTATCTCAAGGAAGATCTTCTTGCTTGTTTTCAACACAAAAAATACCACGATCCATTGAATGGCACACTCCGTCCAATGGCCGTGGTACTTGCTGTGCTATTAATAAGTATGTTGGCTGGTTTCATTGGCCAAATCGCTGGATTCGGCCGACGATTCAATCCTCCTTACCCTTTCACGACACCTTATGCTCAATTCTCAGCTTGTCGGCGACCATGGCGATAAATTCGCTGTTGGTCGGCTTTGATTTGCTGATATTGATCGTATAGCCGAACAGGTGGCTGATGCTGTCGATGTTGCCGCGTGTCCAGGCCACCTCGATGGCATGACGGATGGCACGTTCAACCCGGGAAGGGGTTGTTTTGAATTTCTCAGCGATAGCTGGATACAGCGTCTTGGTAATAGCCCCAAGAATCTCGATGTTATTGTAAACCATCGTAATGGCTTCACGCAGGTATTGGTAACCTTTAATATGTGCCGGTACGCCGATTTCATGAATGATCGACGTAATGTTCGCATCCAAATTCTTGCCTTTAGCAATCGGAACTACATTATTGGATTTCACAAACAACGAAGAAGCAGGTGCACTACCGGAGGCCAGAGCCTGAACATTAACAAGCTGCCGAATCCGGCTGGCCAGAACATCCATGTCAAACGGTTTGAGAATGTAATAAGAAGCACCAAGCTGAACCGCACGCTGCGTAATGTTCTCTTGACCGAAAGCAGTCAGCATAATAATCTTCGGCTGCGGGTTTAGATTCATTTCACGCAGACGTTCGAGAACGCCTAGTCCATCAAGATGAGGCATAATGATGTCCAAAATCAACACATCAGGCAGCTTTCCGCCTTGTTCGATAGCTTGAA includes the following:
- a CDS encoding thiamine pyrophosphate-dependent dehydrogenase E1 component subunit alpha, which encodes MNAKSALEQKPKHEQLGLSDQKAVEMYKYMLLARKYDERILLLQRAGKINFHVSGIGQEVAQVASAFALDREQDYFLPYYRDYGFVLSVGMTLKELMLCAFAKAEDPNSGGRQMPGHFGSKKLRIVTGSSPVTTQVPHAVGVALAAKMQKKKLVSFVTFGEGSSNQGDFHEGCNFAGVHKLPVIIMCENNQYAISVPIHKQLAGKVSDRALGYGFPGLRVDGNDALEVYRVVKEARERALRGEGPTLIEAMMYRLSPHSTSDNDLAYRTKEEVEEYRQKDGIPKFKQYLIECGLWSEEQEEAYVKELSEQLKEAIDYADRAPFPKPEDTLLHVYADEREE
- the lpdA gene encoding dihydrolipoyl dehydrogenase; amino-acid sequence: MSITCDVAVLGGGTGGYIAAIRAAQLGKEVVVVEQDKLGGTCLHKGCIPSKSLLRSAELFAQMKDSESYGIETQGVALAFPKVQARKAAVVEQLYKGVQYLMKKHKIKVIQGRGRIIGPSIFSPKSGALAVELADGEMETIVPTNLIIATGSRPRILPGMEPDGQYVLSSDEALEMSALPASILIVGGGVIGVEWASMLHDFGVQVTVVEAAPQLLPNEDQDVAKELKRLFERRGIKVLTGAKIKPDTLQKDNGAVTIQADMGGKEMELAAEKLLLSIGRQANVEGIGLENTDIAVKDGFIRVNEQMQTTEPHIYAIGDCIGGLQLAHAASHEGVTAAEHLAGEPSRVKSNALHTPRCVYTRPEAASVGMTEQNAKDKGFKVKVGKFPFSAIGKALVYGEKDGFVKMIADAETGDLLGVHMIGPHVTDLISEAALAQVLDATPWEIGHTVHAHPTLAEILGEAALAVDGLSLGM
- the spo0A gene encoding sporulation transcription factor Spo0A translates to MQKIEVLLADDNREFTNLLAEYISEQEDMVVSGIAYNGEEVLQAIEQGGKLPDVLILDIIMPHLDGLGVLERLREMNLNPQPKIIMLTAFGQENITQRAVQLGASYYILKPFDMDVLASRIRQLVNVQALASGSAPASSLFVKSNNVVPIAKGKNLDANITSIIHEIGVPAHIKGYQYLREAITMVYNNIEILGAITKTLYPAIAEKFKTTPSRVERAIRHAIEVAWTRGNIDSISHLFGYTINISKSKPTNSEFIAMVADKLRIEHKVS